A portion of the Sabethes cyaneus chromosome 3, idSabCyanKW18_F2, whole genome shotgun sequence genome contains these proteins:
- the LOC128740199 gene encoding uncharacterized protein LOC128740199 yields MSVSRTPKRSNTDSDELQLLIHQRGQIKGKVTKINNNLENAEDDPSLISVSLLKVYGKKLETHYAEYTVVHREVMEKIPPTRIEEQDEKLDEFDVLHTEALDRLERLVESFAKPVPTVALTSGAAPVIVQNHPLRPPVPSFDGRVENWPKFKAMFEDLVMKSGDSDAVKLHYLDKALVGDAAGLINAKMIQDNNFSQVWKQLKEQFENKRVIVDTHVEGLIQLKPMAKGNFKDLLELTKSCERHVAALQYQGLAVDELSGVIITKLLISRLDDRTPQLWERNQAHGELPKYDDTLLFLKGECQILERFQNSRHPVAAKEPSSKPMKPVNQKVHTVTSSNSESQCKICGEMHRHFECPVFAKMHVSDRKTKVKQLRICFNCLRPGHCAKDCSSKRTCSKCQRRHHTLLHEDFQAKPSETETLSEKESCSIVAEASASPNVFPSTSATPCSCNHSHTVKTAMLLTAVVSLESADSQSIPCRVMLDSGSQVSFLSEAIANRLMISREPVYVPITGIGGAKIYAREKLTVKIYSRCSNFSTDVECLVVPKVTSIIPSVKIDVSSWPIPAGLQLADPTFHVPSKIDMLIGASKFFTLLKSGQIFLDDGLPELHETHLGWVFSGEFHTETSNAVLAHTASLGTLNDTISRFWEVEDISLPTKEKDELDTCEEIFRSTHRRTSTGRYIVTLPFHEDISMLQDNRSVALRRFLMLERRFKRDSTLKKLYSEFIAEYEALGHCQEVDEANDDPSQGRYYLPHHAVLRPTSSTTKLRVVFNASAKPYQAAKSLNEVLHVGGVVQSDIFSILLRFRLHVVVFTADIAKMYRQVLVAACHTPFQRIFWRTESNQRLRVLELQTVTYGTASAPFLATRSLVQLCNDEGDRFPLASKIILEDCYVDDILSGSTSVEEAVEAQRQLQEMLQLGGFPIHKWSSNCSKLLSQVPEENREKLVRLDCPTNSEVIKTLGLTWSPQSDEFLFVTKTSADPHELFTKRKVFSEIGRLFDPLGLVSPIVVVAKILMQKLWTAGLSWDKNLEGELLVSWLKFRDTLPQMNEMTVPRRVIFPNFVTMEIHGFSDASIAACGAVLYVRSIFSDGSAALRLLCSKSKVAPIAELSIPRKELLAARLLSRLMVKVIDTIKVNFDDVVLWSDSQIVLAWLRKPLPTLQVFVRNRVTEIINETQNYTWKYVPTKENPADIVSRGSLPKALLSNDLWWKGPLFLQSINYEIESPDPISDDELPEMKTTAFISAVTYNVDDLPVFAKFSSFRKLQRVIAYVLRFISNCKIKNCNLRNLKRHLTVSEFRESMIVIIKVVQHEILGDEISRIENNEPCKRIGSLNPVYQDGLLRVGGRLKKSSISIMAKHPYILPRHPIVDLLIRAYHIENLHVGPSSLLVIIRGRYWLLEGRSAVRKITRSCVTCFRAKPTKASQQMGNLPSCRVTPAFPFEVTGVDYAGPIYVKKGQRKSILEKAYIAVFVCMVTRAVHLELVSNMTTDAFIGALHRFTSRRGQPREIHSDNGSNFQGAKAELNELYRMFRSQYSVDKIEGFCQPKEIAWYFIPPEAPNFGGLWEAAVKSAKYHLKRTLKDTHLTFEEYVTVLTQVEAILNSRPLYATSPDADAPEVCTPGHILLGRAITAIPEPSYQNVPVNRLDRWQFVQRLRDEFWKKWKNNYLQTLQQRTKDQIRKNNLQPGMIVLLEDQNLPPMSWKLGRIMRTYPGSDGLVRTVDVMVGNTVYKRPVSRIAVLPIEDNIQLFETRGTNNNNNSIKTSNHRCEISHTFFSRSAISHVTYEASSSSSSREEEDFYAI; encoded by the exons ATGTCTGTCTCCCGTACACCCAAGAGGTCCAACACGGACAGCGATGAGCTGCAGCTGCTCATTCACCAGCGCGGCCAGATAAAAGGCAAAGTGACAAAAATTAACAACAATTTGGAAAACGCGGAAGATGATCCGTCGTTAATTAGTGTATCGCTACTAAAAGTGTACGGCAAGAAATTGGAAACACATTATGCCGAGTACACAGTAGTCCATCGTGAAGTGATGGAAAAAATCCCACCAACTAGAATAGAAGAACAAGACGAAAAGCTGGATGAGTTTGATGTTCTTCATACCGAAGCGCTCGATCGGCTAGAGCGTCTAGTGGAGAGTTTTGCCAAACCTGTTCCTACGGTTGCTCTCACTAGTGGTGCTGCCCCGGTGATCGTGCAAAATCATCCTTTGCGACCACCGGTACCTTCTTTCGACGGTCGAGTGGAAAATTGGCCGAAATTCAAGGCCATGTTTGAGGATCTTGTGATGAAAAGTGGCGATTCAGATGCCGTCAAACTGCATTACCTTGACAAAGCTCTGGTAGGTGATGCGGCCGGCTTAATTAACGCCAAGATGATACAAGATAACAACTTCAGCCAAGTTTGGAAACAGTTAAAAGAGCAGTTTGAGAACAAACGTGTCATTGTGGATACACACGTTGAAGGTTTGATCCAGCTGAAACCGATGGCGAAAGGCAACTTCAAGGACCTGTTGGAGTTAACAAAGTCATGTGAACGGCATGTTGCAGCGTTGCAGTACCAGGGTCTGGCAGTGGATGAATTGTCTGGTGTTATCATTACGAAGCTGCTAATCTCCCGTTTGGACGATCGCACTCCACAGCTGTGGGAACGGAACCAAGCCCATGGTGAGTTACCAAAGTATGACGATACGTTGCTGTTTTTAAAAGGTGAGTGCCAAATTCTTGAGCGTTTTCAAAATTCTCGTCATCCTGTGgcggcgaaggagccttcttctAAGCCAATGAAGCCTGTGAATCAAAAGGTCCATACTGTCACGTCCTCTAATTCTGAAAGTCAATGTAAGATTTGTGGTGAAATGCATCGTCATTTTGAGTGCCCCGTTTTTGCCAAGATGCATGTTTCAGACCGCAAAACCAAAGTAAAGCAATTAAGAATTTGTTTTAATTGCCTCCGACCGGGCCACTGTGCCAAAGATTGTTCTTCCAAGCGTACTTGTTCGAAATGTCAAAGACGACACCATACCCTCCTTCACGAAGATTTCCAAGCAAAACCCTCCGAGACGGAAACCCTTTCTGAAAAGGAATCTTGTAGTATCGTCGCCGAAGCTAGTGCAAGTCCCAATGTTTTTCCTTCAACAAGCGCCACGCCATGTTCCTGCAATCATTCACATACTGTAAAAACCGCGATGCTGTTAACTGCCGTTGTGAGCCTCGAGAGTGCCGATAGTCAATCAATTCCTTGTCGAGTGATGTTAGATAGCGGCTCTCAAGTCTCCTTTCTGTCTGAAGCGATTGCCAACCGATTGATGATTTCCCGTGAGCCGGTGTACGTGCCTATTACCGGAATTGGTGGAGCGAAGATTTATGCAAGGGAAAAGCTAACAGTAAAAATCTACTCTCGGTGTTCCAATTTTTCTACTGATGTGGAATGCCTTGTGGTACCAAAAGTAACCAGTATTATTCCTTCCGTTAAGATAGATGTTTCGTCGTGGCCAATTCCCGCTGGATTGCAGTTGGCAGATCCCACCTTCCATGTGCCTAGTAAAATCGACATGTTGATCGGTGCTTCGAAGTTTTTCACACTGTTGAAATCCGGTCAAATTTTTCTTGATGATGGTCTTCCCGAGCTCCATGAAACTCATCTGGGTTGGGTTTTCTCTGGCGAATTCCACACAGAAACCTCCAATGCTGTTTTAGCTCACACTGCATCACTAGGTACTCTTAATGATACAATTAGTCGTTTTTGGGAAGTTGAGGATATTTCGCTGCCTACAAAGGAGAAAGATGAATTAGATACGTGTGAGGAAATTTTTCGATCTACCCATCGGCGTACGTCAACCGGACGATACATAGTCACGCTCCCTTTCCATGAAGATATTTCCATGCTGCAGGACAACCGATCTGTCGCTCTTCGCCGTTTTCTGATGCTTGAAAGACGATTCAAAAGGGATTCTACCTTGAAAAAACTTTATTCAGAGTTTATTGCTGAGTACGAGGCATTAGGTCATTGTCAAGAAGTAGATGAAGCCAATGATGATCCTTCTCAAGGGCGTTATTATTTGCCTCACCATGCAGTACTGCGACCAACCAGTTCGACAACGAAGTTAAGGGTAGTGTTTAATGCTTCAGCCAAGCCCTATCAAGCAGCCAAGTCTTTAAATGAGGTCCTTCATGTCGGTGGTGTTGTTCAAAGCGATATATTCAGTATCCTTCTCCGATTTCGCTTACATGTCGTCGTGTTTACCGCTGACATAGCCAAAATGTATCGGCAGGTATTAGTTGCTGCATGTCATACTCCATTCCAAAGGATTTTTTGGCGCACGGAATCCAACCAGCGATTACGAGTTTTGGAGCTGCAGACTGTGACGTACGGGACAGCTTCAGCCCCCTTTCTTGCCACCAGAAGCCTGGTCCAGTTGTGCAACGATGAGGGTGATCGATTTCCGCTTGCGTCCAAAATTATCTTAGAAGATTGTTATGTCGACGATATCCTTTCTGGATCCACGAGCGTCGAAGAAGCCGTAGAAGCACAGCGTCAGTTGCAAGAGATGCTTCAGCTTGGTGGATTTCCCATCCACAAGTGGAGTTCAAATTGTTCGAAATTGCTGAGCCAAGTCCCTGAAGAAAATAGGGAGAAATTAGTACGACTGGATTGTCCAACCAACAGCGAAGTAATCAAAACCCTGGGACTCACCTGGAGTCCACAATCAGATGAATTTCTTTTCGTTACGAAGACCTCGGCCGACCCACATGAATTATTCACCAAGAGAAAGGTATTTTCGGAAATTGGAAGGTTGTTCGATCCGTTGGGTTTAGTCTCTCCCATCGTAGTAGTGGCAAAGATTCTTATGCAAAAATTGTGGACCGCTGGCCTATCCTGGGATAAGAATCTTGAAGGAGAACTGCTTGTTTCCTGGTTGAAGTTTCGAGATACTCTGCCACAAATGAATGAAATGACGGTCCCTCGACGTGTTATTTTTCCCAACTTCGTTACTATGGAGATCCATGGATTTTCGGATGCCTCGATTGCTGCGTGCGGAGCGGTTTTATATGTTCGAAGTATTTTTTCCGATGGAAGCGCCGCATTGCGACTGTTATGTAGTAAATCGAAAGTCGCCCCAATAGCAGAATTAAGTATTCCTCGCAAAGAGTTGTTAGCAGCTCGCCTGTTATCCAGACTGATGGTGAAGGTAATCGATACCATAAAGGTAAATTTCGACGACGTTGTTCTCTGGTCTGATAGCCAGATTGTGCTAGCTTGGTTACGCAAACCATTACCAACCCTCCAAGTGTTTGTTCGCAACCGAGTGACTGAGATTATCAATGAAACACAGAATTACACTTGGAAATATGTTCCGACTAAGGAAAATCCCGCGGATATTGTGTCAAGAGGATCGTTGCCTAAAGCCTTACTATCCAATGATTTGTGGTGGAAGGGTCCTCTTTTCTTGCAATCAATAAACTACGAAATTGAATCTCCTGATCCGATATCGGATGATGAATTGCCTGAGATGAAAACGACTGCCTTTATTTCTGCAGTCACCTATAATGTTGATGATCTTCCCGTTTTCGCCAAATTTAGCTCCTTTCGTAAACTGCAAAGGGTAATCGCATATGTTCTACGTTTCATCTCTAACTGCAAAATTAAGAATTGTAATCTCCGCAATCTGAAACGTCACCTCACTGTTTCTGAATTCCGAGAATCGATGATTGTGATCATCAAGGTGGTGCAGCATGAAATCTTAGGAGACGAAATTAGCCGTATTGAAAACAACGAACCGTGTAAAAGAATTGGTTCGCTGAACCCAGTGTACCAGGACGGACTGCTCAGAGTAGGTGGTAGACTAAAAAAATCGTCTATATCAATCATGGCCAAACATCCATACATTTTGCCGAGGCACCCGATTGTCGATCTGTTAATACGCGCTTACCATATTGAAAACTTACACGTTGGACCATCGAGTCTACTAGTAATAATTCGAGGACGGTATTGGTTACTGGAAGGTAGATCTGCTGTAAGGAAAATCACCAGGAGTTGCGTCACCTGTTTTCGTGCCAAACCAACAAAGGCAAGCCAACAAATGGGGAATTTGCCATCTTGTCGCGTGACACCTGCATTTCCATTTGAAGTGACTGGAGTGGATTACGCAGGCCCCATATATGTCAAGAAAGGCCAACGGAAGTCGATTTTAGAGAAGGCATATATTGCCGTATTCGTGTGCATGGTTACTCGAGCTGTGCACTTGGAACTAGTGTCGAACATGACCACCGATGCATTTATTGGTGCATTGCACAGATTTACCAGCAGAAGAGGGCAGCCCCGTGAAATACACTCAGATAATGGTTCCAATTTTCAGGGTGCTAAAGCGGAACTGAACGAGCTGTACAGAATGTTTCGATCTCAATATAGTGTCGATAAAATTGAGGGTTTTTGTCAACCAAAGGAGATAGCTTGGTATTTTATTCCTCCTGAGGCTCCGAACTTTGGTGGTCTTTGGGAGGCGGCCGTAAAGAGTGCTAAATATCACTTGAAGCGAACTTTGAAAGATACTCATTTGACTTTCGAGGAATACGTGACAGTTTTGACACAGGTTGAGGCTATATTGAATTCCCGACCACTTTATGCTACGTCACCTGATGCTGACGCCCCCGAGGTATGTACACCTGGACACATTTTACTTGGACGAGCGATTACCGCCATCCCGGAACCAAGTTACCAGAATGTTCCTGTCAACCGTCTTGATCGTTGGCAGTTTGTACAAAGACTACGAGacgaattttggaagaaatggaaaaataaCTACTTGCAAACTTTACAACAACGAACCAAGGACCAAATAAGGAAGAATAATCTACAGCCAGGAATGATAGTGCTTCTGGAAGACCAAAATTTGCCACCAATGAGCTGGAAATTGGGAAGGATTATGCGGACATATCCAGGCTCCGATGGACTGGTTCGTACAGTCGACGTCATGGTGGGTAACACTGTTTACAAGCGACCAGTATCAAGGATTGCAGTGCTTCCCATCGAGGATAATATTCAACTATTCGagacaaggg GcaccaacaataacaacaacagcatcAAGACATCGAACCACCGCTGCGAAATTAGCCACACCTTTTTTTCGCGTTCTGCCATTTCACATGTTACGTACGaggcgagcagcagcagcagcagcagggaaGAAGAAGATTTTTACGCTATATAA